One window of Methanogenium organophilum genomic DNA carries:
- a CDS encoding M42 family metallopeptidase, with translation MVKELLRKLSDAHGLSSYEGSVREIIKTELEGHVDEFAEDAMGNLVAIRRGGDFKVMVASHMDEIGLMVQYIDDDGFIRFVPIGGWFAPVLYTQRVILHGKKGPVAGVIGAKPPHLLSPEERKKEIKIDDFFIDIGATSAEDVANLGIEIGTPVTTDREFTELANNRVTGKALDNRVGVALLIKALKETTSSHTIYGVFTVQEELGLKGAKVSAFTLDPDCAIATDVTIPGDHPGVTKKEASPEMGKGPVLVLVSAQGRGLMADWKLADWLREAADEAEIPYQLEVGTGGNTDATIIHLVKGGIPSIPLSIPARYIHSPVEVVDIGDVEAGVSLLLAALKRDSPFA, from the coding sequence ATGGTAAAAGAACTCCTCAGAAAACTCTCAGATGCACATGGACTTTCCAGTTATGAAGGCTCCGTCCGTGAGATCATCAAGACCGAACTCGAAGGCCATGTGGATGAATTCGCGGAAGACGCAATGGGCAATCTCGTTGCTATCCGGCGCGGCGGTGACTTTAAGGTCATGGTCGCGTCCCACATGGACGAAATTGGCCTGATGGTCCAGTACATCGATGATGACGGATTCATCCGGTTCGTCCCCATCGGCGGATGGTTTGCCCCGGTACTCTATACCCAGCGGGTCATCCTCCATGGAAAGAAGGGGCCGGTGGCAGGCGTCATCGGTGCAAAGCCACCGCACCTCCTCTCCCCTGAGGAACGCAAGAAGGAAATTAAAATTGATGACTTCTTCATCGACATCGGTGCAACATCCGCTGAAGACGTCGCAAACCTGGGTATTGAAATAGGCACACCGGTCACGACCGACCGTGAATTCACCGAACTTGCAAACAACCGGGTCACCGGCAAGGCGCTGGACAACCGTGTCGGTGTCGCCCTCCTCATCAAGGCGCTTAAAGAGACCACAAGTTCCCACACCATCTACGGCGTATTCACCGTACAGGAAGAACTCGGCCTGAAAGGGGCAAAGGTCAGTGCATTCACTCTTGACCCGGACTGTGCAATTGCAACTGATGTGACCATCCCCGGCGACCATCCCGGTGTCACCAAGAAGGAAGCAAGCCCTGAGATGGGCAAAGGGCCGGTCTTAGTTCTGGTCAGTGCACAGGGCCGCGGCCTGATGGCCGACTGGAAACTCGCAGACTGGCTGCGCGAGGCAGCAGACGAGGCAGAGATTCCCTACCAGCTGGAGGTCGGCACCGGCGGCAATACAGACGCGACCATCATCCACCTTGTGAAAGGCGGCATCCCAAGTATTCCCCTCTCCATCCCCGCACGCTACATCCACTCCCCGGTGGAAGTCGTGGACATCGGTGATGTCGAGGCAGGCGTCAGCCTCCTTCTTGCAGCCCTGAAACGGGACAGCCCGTTTGCCTGA
- the xth gene encoding exodeoxyribonuclease III: MKIISWNVNGIRAVARKGNLQEIFENERPDVLCLQETKAHPDQLTAGMRHPEGYFSYFSWAEKRGYSGVATFSLHEVTSFRTDFSESRFGNEGRILITEHPDFLLYNIYFPNGKASKERLQYKMDFYQICLADAVAQVENGRNVIICGDVNTAHTELDLARPKENAKVSGFLPEERAWIDRLVDAGFTDAFRLFESDGGHYSWWDLKSRARERNVGWRIDYFFVNEALVDRIESATLLTDVYGSDHCPVCLELL; encoded by the coding sequence ATGAAGATTATTTCGTGGAATGTAAACGGTATTCGGGCGGTAGCGAGGAAAGGCAATCTGCAGGAAATATTTGAAAATGAACGGCCTGATGTGCTCTGTCTGCAGGAAACAAAGGCACATCCCGATCAGCTGACCGCCGGAATGCGTCATCCGGAGGGATATTTTTCGTATTTCTCCTGGGCAGAGAAGAGGGGATACAGCGGTGTCGCAACCTTCTCCCTGCATGAGGTGACATCTTTCAGGACAGACTTTTCTGAATCCCGCTTTGGGAATGAGGGACGGATTCTTATTACCGAACATCCGGATTTTCTGCTCTACAATATCTATTTCCCGAACGGTAAAGCATCCAAAGAGCGCCTGCAATACAAGATGGATTTCTATCAGATCTGTCTGGCGGATGCCGTGGCACAGGTAGAGAACGGTAGAAATGTCATCATCTGTGGGGATGTGAATACAGCCCATACTGAGCTTGACCTTGCGCGCCCAAAGGAGAATGCAAAGGTATCGGGTTTCCTCCCTGAGGAACGAGCATGGATTGACCGTCTTGTAGACGCCGGGTTCACAGACGCCTTCCGCCTGTTTGAATCGGATGGCGGGCATTATTCATGGTGGGATCTGAAATCACGTGCACGGGAGCGCAATGTCGGATGGCGGATTGACTATTTTTTTGTCAACGAGGCACTGGTGGACCGGATTGAATCGGCAACGCTTCTCACAGATGTCTATGGTTCTGACCATTGTCCTGTCTGTCTGGAATTGTTGTGA
- a CDS encoding type B DNA-directed DNA polymerase — MAVNPISSWIFDITSTPRGITLWTKAGGHVDAITREFRPPFYCTLTDETAHWEMVDALTEKYGAYPCTFQTIYGEERGYCIHASRDVAEEIERQTQFSASLYNVDLQKSQLYCAAKGCLPCSTGTQSPFSAETTHPLTTITIRPAGRPETTRTLTDVQVTGRRSHLLRGSEPSVVHDLFTVITDEDPDLMLFHSIDRWADRILAASEKAGIPCALSRTGRYRRLREMSYTSYGQMRHRPPALIPEGRVLIDTDASFMYRTGGLAGVFLASRLTGIPPNLTSRFTPGTIISSYECSEALKRGIAIPFRKNDAEATRNCRDVRLDDRGGLILQPVPGLYGAASQIDFTSFYPSIIVNYNISPETLADPEKDGFLPAVIDPLLKFRIKMKAKKREDPHYAGMDAVLKWMLVTCFGYTGYKNARFGRIEMHEKITAISADILGSVKRMAEEMGYTVLHGIVDCLWVQGGDGTDLKKRIEEVTAIPTEQEDYDWLVFLPQKDGSGSYTNYFGRLADGTMKLRGVAAQRRDTPPYVCAMQEACFSLMAEAASPDELAGYEEPVTALYRSYRDSMTDAPASSFVIHRRLSKTAYQNNSISAAVVRMYRAEGVPPEPGMDVEYLVQDARTKTVVPGWRAKNPDYSYYAALLEKAWREVYFPFQWINKHA, encoded by the coding sequence ATGGCAGTGAATCCCATATCTTCGTGGATCTTTGACATCACCTCAACTCCACGGGGAATCACCCTCTGGACAAAGGCTGGCGGGCATGTGGATGCCATCACCCGCGAATTCCGCCCGCCGTTCTACTGTACTCTCACTGATGAGACGGCCCATTGGGAGATGGTGGACGCCCTCACTGAAAAGTACGGTGCATATCCATGCACATTCCAGACCATCTACGGAGAAGAGCGGGGATACTGCATCCATGCCTCGCGGGATGTCGCAGAAGAAATTGAACGCCAAACACAATTTTCTGCCTCACTCTATAATGTCGATCTCCAAAAAAGTCAGCTCTATTGCGCAGCGAAAGGATGTCTGCCCTGCAGTACGGGAACACAGAGCCCATTCTCCGCAGAAACCACCCATCCCCTCACCACCATCACCATACGGCCTGCCGGCCGGCCAGAAACCACACGCACCCTCACCGATGTGCAGGTAACGGGCCGCCGCAGTCACCTGCTCCGCGGCAGTGAACCATCTGTCGTCCACGACCTCTTCACGGTCATCACGGATGAAGACCCTGACCTGATGCTTTTCCATAGCATTGACCGGTGGGCAGATCGGATTCTTGCGGCATCAGAAAAAGCCGGCATTCCCTGCGCCCTGAGCAGGACCGGCCGCTACCGGAGGCTGCGGGAAATGTCCTATACCAGTTACGGCCAGATGCGGCACCGCCCGCCTGCACTCATCCCGGAGGGAAGGGTGCTCATTGATACCGATGCGAGCTTTATGTATCGCACCGGCGGGCTTGCAGGAGTGTTTCTGGCATCCCGCCTGACCGGCATTCCGCCCAACCTGACCAGCCGGTTTACGCCGGGCACCATCATCTCATCCTACGAATGTTCTGAGGCCCTCAAACGGGGCATTGCTATCCCATTCCGCAAAAATGACGCAGAGGCCACCCGCAACTGCCGCGATGTGCGGCTGGACGACCGCGGCGGCCTTATTCTTCAGCCGGTACCGGGTCTCTACGGAGCAGCCTCCCAAATCGACTTCACGTCATTTTATCCCTCCATCATCGTGAACTACAACATATCCCCCGAGACGCTGGCAGACCCGGAAAAGGACGGATTTCTCCCGGCAGTAATTGACCCCCTGCTGAAGTTCAGAATTAAGATGAAAGCAAAAAAACGCGAAGATCCCCACTACGCAGGTATGGACGCCGTCCTCAAATGGATGCTCGTTACCTGCTTTGGATATACCGGATACAAAAATGCGAGGTTCGGACGCATTGAGATGCATGAAAAGATCACTGCCATCTCAGCAGACATTCTCGGGTCGGTGAAACGGATGGCAGAGGAGATGGGATACACGGTCCTCCACGGTATCGTCGACTGCCTGTGGGTGCAGGGCGGGGATGGCACAGACCTGAAAAAACGCATCGAAGAGGTGACTGCCATTCCCACCGAACAGGAAGACTATGACTGGCTGGTCTTTCTCCCGCAAAAGGACGGCAGTGGTTCATACACGAATTACTTCGGCCGCCTTGCAGACGGCACCATGAAACTCCGGGGTGTTGCAGCACAAAGGCGCGACACGCCACCCTATGTCTGTGCGATGCAGGAGGCCTGCTTCTCCCTGATGGCAGAGGCCGCCTCACCGGATGAACTTGCAGGGTACGAAGAACCGGTGACAGCACTCTACCGCTCATACCGAGACAGCATGACAGATGCTCCTGCCTCCTCATTTGTGATACACCGCCGGCTGAGTAAGACGGCATACCAGAACAACTCCATATCTGCTGCGGTTGTCCGGATGTATCGCGCCGAAGGAGTGCCGCCTGAGCCAGGGATGGACGTGGAATATCTGGTGCAGGATGCCCGCACGAAGACAGTTGTGCCGGGGTGGAGAGCGAAAAATCCGGATTACTCCTACTATGCCGCCCTGCTGGAGAAGGCATGGAGAGAGGTGTATTTTCCGTTTCAGTGGATAAATAAACACGCATGA
- a CDS encoding ferritin family protein: protein MPEFGSPFSGMKADRKLTDEELIRAIRFMVSAEYEAIQLYVQLAESTDNKLAQEVLRDIADEEKVHAGEFLRLLHHLAPDEESFYKEGYEEVEEEIEKQK from the coding sequence ATGCCGGAATTTGGATCACCATTCTCAGGAATGAAAGCTGACAGGAAACTGACTGACGAAGAACTCATCCGTGCAATCCGCTTCATGGTTTCTGCGGAGTATGAGGCCATTCAGCTCTATGTCCAGCTTGCAGAGTCAACTGACAACAAACTCGCACAGGAAGTCCTCCGCGACATTGCAGACGAAGAGAAAGTGCATGCCGGTGAGTTCCTTCGCCTGCTCCACCACCTGGCACCCGATGAGGAGTCCTTCTACAAAGAGGGATACGAAGAAGTGGAAGAAGAGATTGAAAAACAAAAATAA
- a CDS encoding aldehyde dehydrogenase family protein: protein MKEDAMCADDVSDHTIRVVNPATGSLVGEVPAGGKAAVAAAVDRAEAAQADWAKRDPRERGKVLGVGARAIRAQTDTLAALLTAEQGKPLHEARNEIQGCANVLEYYHSVSGSLRGECLPLSSYGLACVLKEPVGVCGAIIPWNMPVLIFAWKIGPALVAGNAIVVKPASSTPLTTLRIADILETAGLPAGVLQVVTGTGDTAGVALAATPALGHLSFTGDTKTGAGVSRAAGRNGVPVTLELGGSDAMIVCRDADIPAAAAGAVSGRFYNCGQTCTAVKRVVVDTSIKEAFIRALCEKVGGIVVGDGSRNGVGMGPMNNAAARDTICRMMDDGVSCGEGTLLCGGGIPDGEEYKNGLFYEPTIVADLPNDSALLNTEVFGPVLPVIAADGLDAAIEIANSIRYGLGASVWTRDIKTAMTASSQLDAGIVWVNQHLRIPPDVPFGGMKASGIGRENGSGAFEPYLRSKTVLVKP from the coding sequence ATGAAAGAGGACGCGATGTGTGCAGATGACGTTTCAGATCATACAATCCGGGTAGTTAATCCGGCAACAGGAAGCCTTGTCGGGGAGGTGCCTGCGGGCGGAAAGGCAGCAGTGGCTGCTGCCGTTGACAGAGCTGAGGCGGCACAGGCCGACTGGGCGAAGCGTGACCCGCGTGAGCGGGGAAAGGTTCTCGGTGTCGGGGCCCGTGCCATCCGTGCGCAGACTGACACACTTGCCGCCCTTTTGACCGCTGAACAGGGTAAACCGTTGCATGAGGCACGTAACGAGATACAGGGGTGTGCAAATGTCCTTGAGTATTACCATTCAGTATCCGGATCGCTCAGGGGTGAGTGTCTGCCGCTCTCGTCGTATGGTCTTGCCTGTGTCCTTAAAGAACCGGTTGGTGTCTGCGGCGCGATCATCCCCTGGAATATGCCGGTCTTAATCTTTGCATGGAAGATTGGGCCTGCACTAGTCGCGGGGAACGCCATTGTTGTGAAACCGGCGAGTTCAACCCCGCTCACCACCCTCAGAATTGCAGATATTCTGGAGACCGCAGGTCTCCCTGCCGGTGTGCTGCAGGTTGTGACCGGCACCGGAGACACAGCTGGGGTAGCTCTTGCGGCCACTCCTGCCCTGGGCCACCTCTCGTTTACCGGCGACACGAAGACCGGGGCCGGGGTGTCGCGTGCTGCAGGCAGAAACGGTGTGCCGGTCACGCTGGAGTTGGGTGGCAGTGACGCGATGATCGTCTGCCGGGATGCTGATATACCGGCGGCAGCCGCTGGTGCTGTTTCCGGCCGGTTTTATAACTGTGGCCAGACCTGCACCGCAGTCAAACGGGTGGTCGTTGATACGTCCATCAAAGAGGCATTTATTCGTGCACTCTGTGAAAAGGTAGGAGGTATTGTGGTGGGTGATGGCAGCAGGAACGGTGTAGGCATGGGCCCGATGAACAATGCAGCGGCACGTGATACAATATGCAGAATGATGGATGACGGCGTTTCATGTGGTGAGGGTACCCTCCTCTGCGGCGGTGGTATCCCGGACGGGGAGGAGTACAAAAACGGTCTCTTCTACGAACCGACTATCGTAGCAGATCTCCCAAATGACTCAGCGTTACTAAATACTGAAGTATTTGGGCCGGTACTACCGGTCATTGCAGCAGATGGTCTTGATGCTGCGATAGAGATCGCAAACAGCATTCGCTATGGTCTGGGTGCATCGGTCTGGACCAGGGATATCAAAACTGCGATGACCGCCTCATCACAGCTGGATGCAGGCATTGTCTGGGTGAACCAGCACCTGAGAATCCCTCCGGATGTGCCGTTCGGGGGCATGAAGGCGAGCGGAATTGGCAGGGAGAACGGTTCCGGCGCTTTTGAACCGTATCTGCGGTCAAAGACGGTGTTGGTCAAGCCATAG
- the hxlB gene encoding 6-phospho-3-hexuloisomerase: protein MNECYAGNVQDMMKLMATTISSTADSLSNEGVGEFIDELLNAKRIYVMGAGRSGLVAKAFAMRLMHLGMHSYVVGETITPAMKEGDTIVAYSGSGETKSIAELCETAKSIGGRLCLVTSKKDSRIGRIADCVAVIESHRDEVKDESAEYEVRQMRGEHRSFAPLGTIFETTAMVFSDAIVSSIMEITQCEEKDLKGRHANIE from the coding sequence ATGAATGAGTGCTATGCAGGCAATGTGCAGGACATGATGAAACTGATGGCAACCACCATCTCATCAACTGCTGACTCTCTCTCAAATGAAGGAGTCGGAGAGTTCATTGATGAACTGCTCAATGCCAAGCGGATATATGTGATGGGTGCCGGCAGATCAGGTCTTGTTGCAAAGGCATTTGCTATGCGACTGATGCACCTCGGGATGCATTCCTATGTCGTTGGAGAAACGATTACCCCCGCAATGAAAGAGGGCGACACTATTGTGGCCTACTCCGGGTCCGGGGAGACAAAGTCCATTGCTGAACTCTGTGAAACAGCCAAATCCATCGGTGGACGGCTCTGTCTCGTTACATCAAAGAAAGACTCACGCATCGGCCGGATTGCAGACTGCGTGGCGGTGATAGAAAGCCACCGCGATGAAGTGAAGGATGAATCAGCCGAGTATGAGGTACGGCAGATGCGTGGTGAACACCGCTCATTTGCTCCTCTGGGCACCATCTTTGAGACAACAGCCATGGTATTTTCCGATGCGATCGTCTCGTCCATTATGGAAATTACCCAGTGCGAGGAGAAGGACCTCAAAGGCAGGCACGCGAATATTGAGTAG
- a CDS encoding beta/alpha barrel domain-containing protein has translation MTDEISVRVPLDVPESAKATYIDNYLLVTQYSGNLMLFAGDQKMEHLNDDFYGEGIATDDADPEHLFRIADEGRIGVFATQLGLITQYGMDYPDIPYLVKMNSKTHLVKTAQKDPLSPQLFAMQQVVDLRDRTGLDITGIGYTIYLGSENEAQMLREAALLIGEAHAHGLLTVLWIYPRGAAVGDEKDPHLIAGATGVAATLGSDFVKVNAPKKDGESTAAMLKEATMAAGRTKVVCAGGSSVSAEAFLKQLSEQLTVGGCSGNATGRNIHQKPLDEAVRMCNAISALTIDGASVEDAMVIYTGTQE, from the coding sequence ATGACGGACGAGATTTCTGTACGGGTTCCGCTTGATGTGCCGGAGTCGGCAAAAGCCACCTATATTGACAACTACCTTCTGGTCACCCAGTATTCGGGCAATCTGATGCTCTTTGCCGGTGACCAGAAGATGGAGCACCTGAACGATGATTTTTATGGCGAAGGTATTGCTACCGATGACGCTGACCCGGAGCACCTCTTCAGGATTGCAGATGAAGGCAGAATCGGTGTCTTTGCAACCCAACTGGGTCTGATTACCCAATACGGGATGGATTATCCGGACATACCGTATCTTGTCAAGATGAACTCGAAGACGCATCTTGTCAAAACAGCCCAGAAGGATCCCCTGAGTCCGCAGCTCTTCGCCATGCAGCAAGTCGTCGATCTGCGTGACCGCACCGGCCTTGATATCACCGGTATTGGCTACACGATCTACCTGGGCAGTGAGAATGAGGCACAGATGCTGCGTGAGGCAGCCCTGCTCATTGGGGAAGCACACGCACACGGCCTCTTAACCGTTCTCTGGATCTATCCGCGGGGCGCTGCTGTCGGTGACGAAAAAGACCCGCACCTCATTGCAGGAGCAACCGGTGTTGCCGCAACACTTGGCAGTGACTTTGTGAAGGTCAATGCACCGAAAAAGGATGGGGAATCTACAGCTGCGATGCTCAAGGAGGCAACAATGGCTGCCGGCAGGACAAAGGTCGTCTGTGCAGGGGGCTCCAGTGTCTCAGCAGAAGCGTTCCTCAAACAGCTCTCAGAGCAGCTCACCGTCGGCGGATGTTCGGGCAATGCAACCGGACGCAATATCCATCAGAAACCCCTCGATGAGGCTGTCCGGATGTGCAATGCAATCTCCGCACTCACCATTGACGGCGCCTCTGTGGAGGACGCAATGGTAATCTATACCGGAACACAGGAATAA
- a CDS encoding pyridoxal phosphate-dependent aminotransferase yields the protein MATYTGRISQRVLDVEMSGIRKFFQAAAPDAINLGIGQPDFPTPEHIKEAGIAAIRNNYTGYTFNYGLPELREAICTKLAQENSISHAPENIIVTAGAGEALYVAITTLVREGERVLFQDPGFVSYEACTVLAGGRPEGVPLTPDLRLDVEACKEQMDGARVFVLNSPGNPTGTVEDEETIRAIVEYGNDHGVTIISDEVYEHFIYDKTHYSAARYGDDVITINATSKTYSMTGWRLGFMAGPGEVIEEAIKVHQNCQTCATSISQYAALAAYTGDNTCVAEMREEYRIRRDMLYDGLLDCGFEFPKPDGAFYMFVPMEQKTFRAIIDAGVVIIPGDAFGERSAGYARFSYAASRNDIKSALERIQTIEGQ from the coding sequence ATGGCCACATACACAGGGCGGATATCACAGCGCGTACTCGATGTCGAGATGTCAGGCATACGGAAATTCTTCCAGGCCGCAGCACCGGATGCAATCAATCTCGGTATCGGGCAGCCCGATTTTCCAACACCGGAGCATATCAAAGAGGCAGGTATTGCGGCAATACGAAACAACTACACCGGCTATACATTCAACTACGGTCTTCCCGAACTGCGTGAGGCAATATGCACCAAACTCGCACAGGAAAATAGTATATCACATGCACCGGAGAATATCATCGTCACTGCCGGCGCAGGAGAGGCCCTCTATGTGGCAATCACAACATTGGTACGGGAAGGGGAGCGCGTGCTCTTCCAGGACCCGGGATTTGTCTCTTATGAGGCATGCACTGTTCTTGCCGGCGGCCGGCCGGAAGGCGTCCCCCTGACTCCGGATCTGCGCCTTGATGTGGAGGCATGCAAGGAGCAGATGGATGGGGCCCGTGTCTTTGTGCTCAACTCGCCGGGCAATCCGACCGGGACCGTCGAAGATGAAGAGACCATCCGTGCTATCGTTGAGTATGGAAACGACCACGGTGTCACCATCATCTCCGATGAAGTCTACGAACACTTCATCTACGATAAAACACATTACAGCGCGGCCCGATACGGAGATGATGTTATCACCATCAATGCAACGAGCAAGACCTATTCCATGACCGGATGGCGTCTCGGATTTATGGCAGGTCCGGGCGAGGTGATAGAAGAGGCAATTAAGGTGCACCAGAACTGCCAGACCTGCGCCACCTCCATATCCCAGTATGCAGCACTCGCGGCATACACCGGCGACAATACCTGCGTTGCAGAGATGCGGGAGGAATACCGCATCCGCCGGGATATGCTCTACGACGGTCTTCTGGACTGCGGGTTTGAATTCCCGAAACCGGACGGCGCATTCTATATGTTTGTCCCAATGGAACAGAAGACATTCCGTGCCATCATCGATGCAGGCGTTGTGATCATCCCCGGTGACGCATTCGGCGAAAGGTCTGCCGGATACGCGAGGTTTAGTTATGCGGCCTCACGAAACGATATCAAATCAGCACTCGAACGCATTCAGACAATCGAAGGACAGTGA
- a CDS encoding DNA-methyltransferase, with protein sequence MTIDMEITPLSPYYEREGAVLYCADCRDLLRSMPASSVDMIFADPPYNLSNGGFTCQGGRRVSVDKGDWDASSGFEDDLSFYKEWISACRYVLKDEGTLWVSGTYHSIYACGYALQRAGFHILNDICWFKPNAPPNLSGRYFTASHETIIWARKSPDARHTFNYEDMKGGRWHEVDALKNDGKQMRSVWSVAAPRKVEKVHGKHPTQKPLSLLTRIILAATAPGDLVVDPFTGSSTTGIAAVSHGRRFIGSDVSQDYLDISVRRFEELP encoded by the coding sequence ATGACTATAGATATGGAGATAACTCCGCTCTCCCCGTACTACGAGCGGGAGGGGGCTGTATTGTACTGCGCTGACTGCAGGGACCTTCTGCGGAGTATGCCTGCATCATCGGTGGATATGATCTTTGCCGACCCCCCATACAACCTCTCCAACGGGGGATTTACCTGTCAGGGGGGCAGGCGTGTTTCAGTTGACAAGGGTGATTGGGATGCCTCCAGTGGGTTTGAAGATGATTTATCCTTCTATAAAGAGTGGATTTCTGCGTGCCGGTATGTGCTGAAAGATGAAGGGACCCTGTGGGTGTCAGGGACCTATCATTCCATCTATGCATGTGGGTACGCCCTGCAGAGGGCGGGATTTCATATCTTAAATGATATCTGCTGGTTCAAACCGAATGCGCCGCCGAACCTGTCGGGGCGGTATTTCACGGCAAGCCATGAGACGATCATCTGGGCACGGAAATCCCCTGATGCCCGGCATACCTTCAACTACGAGGATATGAAGGGGGGGCGGTGGCATGAAGTAGACGCGCTCAAAAATGACGGAAAACAGATGCGTTCTGTCTGGTCAGTGGCGGCACCGCGTAAGGTCGAGAAGGTACACGGGAAGCATCCGACACAGAAGCCGCTTTCCCTTTTGACCCGCATTATCCTTGCCGCAACAGCACCCGGTGATCTGGTGGTGGATCCCTTTACCGGCAGTTCTACAACAGGCATTGCCGCCGTCTCACACGGACGGCGGTTTATCGGGTCCGACGTCAGCCAAGACTATCTTGATATCTCTGTCCGGCGGTTTGAAGAGCTTCCGTGA